One Panthera leo isolate Ple1 chromosome B1, P.leo_Ple1_pat1.1, whole genome shotgun sequence DNA window includes the following coding sequences:
- the ELMOD2 gene encoding ELMO domain-containing protein 2 isoform X2: MDKKVLQKATLVVQSEVDKCVEDIMKEKNINPEKDASFKICMKACLLQISGYKQLYLDVESVRKRPYDSDNLQHEKLLLKLWNLLMPTKKLKARISKQWADIGFQGDDPKTDFRGMGILGLINLVYFSENYTSEAHQILSRSNHPKLGYSYAIVGINLTEMAYSLLKSEALKFHLYNFVPGIPTMEHFHQFYCYLVYEFDKFWFEEKPESIMYFNMYREKFHEKIKGLLLDCNVSLTLKI, encoded by the exons ATggataaaaaa GTTTTGCAGAAAGCAACACTTGTTGTTCAGAGTGAAGTAGACAAATGTGTAGAAGatataatgaaggaaaagaatattaaCCCTGAGAAGGATGCCAG ttttaaaatctgCATGAAGGCATGCTTACTGCAGATATCCGGTTATAAACAGCTCTATTTGGATGTAGAGAGTGTGAGGAAAAGGCCATATGATTCTGATAACCTCCAACATGAAAAGCTGCTTCTCAag CTTTGGAATCTTCTAATGCCCACGAAAAAGTTGAAGGCTAGAATCTCCAAGCAGTGGGCCGACATTGGTTTCCAGGGTGATGATCCCAAAACAGACTTCAGAGGCATGGGCATACTTGGATTAATCAATCTCGT GTATTTCAGTGAAAACTATACCAGTGAAGCTCACCAGATTCTTTCCCGTTCAAATCATCCAAAATTAGG GTATTCTTATGCAATAGTTGGAATCAACCTTACTGAGATGGCTTATAGCTTGCTAAAGAGTGAAGCTTTGAAGTTTCATCTCTACAACTTTGTTCCTGGTATACCGACAATGGAACACTTTCATCAGTTTTATT GTTACCTTGTCTATGAATTTGACAAGTTTTGGTTTGAAGAAAAGCCAGAAAGCATTATGTATTTCAACATGTATAGAGAGAAGTTTCATGAAAAGATTAAAGGACTCTTACTGGATTGTAATGTAtcacttactttaaaaatatga
- the ELMOD2 gene encoding ELMO domain-containing protein 2 isoform X1, which yields MFISLWEFFYGHFFRFWMKWLLRQMTGKCELQRIFDTYVGAQRTHRIENSLTYSKNKVLQKATLVVQSEVDKCVEDIMKEKNINPEKDASFKICMKACLLQISGYKQLYLDVESVRKRPYDSDNLQHEKLLLKLWNLLMPTKKLKARISKQWADIGFQGDDPKTDFRGMGILGLINLVYFSENYTSEAHQILSRSNHPKLGYSYAIVGINLTEMAYSLLKSEALKFHLYNFVPGIPTMEHFHQFYCYLVYEFDKFWFEEKPESIMYFNMYREKFHEKIKGLLLDCNVSLTLKI from the exons atgtttatttctttgtgggAGTTCTTCTATGGGCACTTTTTTCGATTTTGGATGAAATGGCTCTTACGGCAGATGACCGGAAAGTGTGAATTGCAGCGAATTTTTGATACCTATGTAGGTGCACAAAGGACACACAGGATAG aaaattccTTGACCTACTCCAAGAATAAG GTTTTGCAGAAAGCAACACTTGTTGTTCAGAGTGAAGTAGACAAATGTGTAGAAGatataatgaaggaaaagaatattaaCCCTGAGAAGGATGCCAG ttttaaaatctgCATGAAGGCATGCTTACTGCAGATATCCGGTTATAAACAGCTCTATTTGGATGTAGAGAGTGTGAGGAAAAGGCCATATGATTCTGATAACCTCCAACATGAAAAGCTGCTTCTCAag CTTTGGAATCTTCTAATGCCCACGAAAAAGTTGAAGGCTAGAATCTCCAAGCAGTGGGCCGACATTGGTTTCCAGGGTGATGATCCCAAAACAGACTTCAGAGGCATGGGCATACTTGGATTAATCAATCTCGT GTATTTCAGTGAAAACTATACCAGTGAAGCTCACCAGATTCTTTCCCGTTCAAATCATCCAAAATTAGG GTATTCTTATGCAATAGTTGGAATCAACCTTACTGAGATGGCTTATAGCTTGCTAAAGAGTGAAGCTTTGAAGTTTCATCTCTACAACTTTGTTCCTGGTATACCGACAATGGAACACTTTCATCAGTTTTATT GTTACCTTGTCTATGAATTTGACAAGTTTTGGTTTGAAGAAAAGCCAGAAAGCATTATGTATTTCAACATGTATAGAGAGAAGTTTCATGAAAAGATTAAAGGACTCTTACTGGATTGTAATGTAtcacttactttaaaaatatga